In Haladaptatus cibarius D43, the sequence AACCGCGACTCCGTGACGTCCGCCGAATACCGCCAGAGTCGGCCGGTCACCGCCAACCAGAACGTTCGCGGTGCGGGCGTGAGCAGTAGTACGGGAATCGTCAATACTGTCATGATGACGTTGAGAACGATTGCGACGAGGAAAAGCAGTCCCAGAAACGCGGCGACGAGTATCGTGAAGCCGATAGTGGCGAGGACAAGCAACACCAAGCCAAGGAGCGGCTCTGTGGACATCGTTTCCGCTTTCATTCCACTAGAATATCAGGTTAGTGGCAGAGTTTCATATCAGTGTTATAATCCGAGAATGATAATTAATGAACCACATGGATTTATGCTGTGTGATTTGCTCTGTCTAGGTGGCTATGGCGGAGGGAACGGTCACAGACGCGCGGACACTGGAACTCAACTACGAATACGCCCAGCGGAACGTAGACGTACTGTCCATCTGGTTCGAGTGTAAACCGCGAAAGACGGTTGAACTGCTCGCAGAGAACAACATCCCGCTATCACCGAACGACGAGGGGAAGTTCGGTTCCTACTACAACTACGTCAGAGAGGTCGTCGAAGCGAATTGAGTTACAGACGGTCAACGACCGTCTGTTCATCGACCACGAGATTGTACGCGCCTTCGTCCTCGTTCCACAGTACCAGCACCTCCTCGAAGGAAAGCAGATTTCCGTACTCTGCCTCTTGAAGCGCACGATTGAGCGCCGTCTCCTTCGTCAGCACTGCGAAGTGACTGACGTTCTCGCTCCCGTCACCGGTTTTGAACAGGTCGTTTCTTCCCTCCTCCGACAGCGAATGACTGAGTTTTACCGCGATGAGATTCACGCGCTCCGTAACGTGTCGCTCCATCTCGGTCATCTTCGCCGACCGAGATTTGTCGGCGGTAAATTCGAACCGACGGATTCCGTCAGTTCGAAGGACGACGTGAGAATACTGCACGTCCACGTTGACGAACTCGCCGTCGCCTCGGGCGTCCTCGCCGCCATTTTCGGTTTCGTCCCTCCCCTCACTCTCGTCCAATCGACGCTGGAACGCCGGAATGTCTAACTCCGATTTCACGTCGAACGACCACCCTCGGTCGCTCGGTTCCTCGCCCGGCCAGAGGCGGAGCGTCGGCGAGTACACCGTGGTTCGGTCGGAAACGTTTCGTTCGACCTCTCGAAGACCGATGCTGGCGTTTTTGTCCGCCGGGGCGATGGCGACCATCGAACCATCGTCGGCGAGATAGTCAAGATATTTTTCCGTGACAGCCTCGGGGTCGTCCACCTCGCTCAACACGTTGGCGAACAGAACGATGTCGTACTCGCCTTCCGGTTCGAACGCCTCCGCGGTTTCCCGGTGCGTCGTCGCGTGGAAGTTCTCCCGCGTTTCCTCCATCATCGCGGCAAACACGTCCACGGCGTCGCTCGGTTCGACGGCGTGATATTCGACCAAGCTATCGTCGGGATAGAAATCGTGGAAACCCAGTGCCGGGCCGCCGACACCAGCACCCACATCTAACACCCGAATTTTTCGGGAAAGTAGACCGCGCTCCGCGAGTTCCGAGAGGACGTACTGAACCACGGCGTAGTAGTCCGGCAGGTGGTAGATGGCGTAGGCGAGCGCGACTCGATAGTCGTACTCCACGGGATTCTGGGCGAAGTAATCCTCCTTGAGTCGGCGAATCGTCTCGCGCAGTTTCACTCCCGATTCGCCGTCCGGCCATCCGACGCCAAACTCCCCGACGAGCAGGTCTTCGAGTTTTCTTCCGTATGTTTCGGGGAACGATTCGACGCCGCGGAAGGTCGGTGAAATCGGCTCTTCGGAGGCCGGTTCGAAGGTTCCATCGTCGCGTTCCACGAGTCCGAGGTCGAGCGACTGTTCGCGGAGCACCTGCCGGACAACCGCCGGATGCGGTTGTCCTTCGATGTACTCCGAAATTTCCTCCGGGTCGATTGGGCGCACGTCGCGGAGGTAGAGCGCGTTCGAGCGCACCTGCTCGCGCTGTTCGGGTTTCATAGTTCGTCCTCCGATTCGTCTTCCGCTCGATTTGTCTTCATTTTCGCCGTTCGATACAGTCTCTCGAACTCCGTCGGGTCTGCATCCGCGAGGTCGTGGGCCGCGATTGCGACATCCTCCGCGCCGTCGAAGGCCGCCTGAATGTCGGCGTAGACGCGCGAATCGCCGCTCGTCACTTGCTCCGTGAGGTCGGCGAGGCTGTCGTAGACGGGTGTTCGAAGTCCCTCCGGAACCGAGTTCGCCGAGAGCGCGAAGGCAAGAACCGCGGTGTGCGCTCCCGCCTGCACCGTGGTCATCGCCTCGTCGTGTTCCTCCGGCGTCGTCTCGACCAGCGTGTTGCCGCGCGATTTGAGGGCAGAGAGAATTTCGTCGGTCACGGGGCCGGGTTCGGCCGCCACGACCGCCACGTTTCCGGGTGCGTTTTCGGGACCGAACAGAGGATGAAGGCTGACTCGTTCTTTGTCTGGCGCGTGTTTGGCCATCGAGGAAATCGGTTCCGCCATCACGCCGGTCAGGTCGAGGAGTGCCGTCTCGGCTTTCTCGGCGTGGTCTTCGATTGCGTCATCGACTGCGGGCAGGGGAACCGTCAGACAGACCGCCTCGAAGGTTTCTGACGTGTCCAGTTCGACCGCCTTTCCGCCGACTTGTTCTGCGGCGCGTTCCGCGACCGCCGGGTCTGCGTCGGTGAACGCGAGGTCGCAGTCCAGCGACTTGCCGAACCAGCGACCCATCGCGCCCGCACCGACGACGAGTACGTTCATTGCTGTCGGTTTGGCGTGGTTCGCCCAAAAGAGGTTCGTTTGGTCGGGTTGGATGTGGTCGGATTCGGTTGGGTTGGATTCGGCTACTCTTCGTACTCCATCTCGGGCAGTTCCACGACGCCGAGTTGGACGAACATCCCCAGTTCGTCGGCGTTGTCGTAGCGTTCCTGTATCTTCCCGTCTTCGATACGGTCGATGAGGATGCCGGTCATTTCGATTTCCTCGTCCGTCGGTTCGATGCCCATCATCTCGCCGCTGTGGGTCCCCCGCGTCGTGTATCGAACGACGACCTTGTCGTCCGTCGAAATCACGTCCTCGACGTTCATTTCGAGGTCGGTGAAAACCTTCCGAACTTCTTCGGCCATCTCCCGGTATTCGTCCCGCCCATCCATGTCCATCATTGGCGTGTGGTAGACGACGTCCTCCGCGACGACATCGTCGATGACGCCGAGGTCACCGCCGCTCCATATCTCTTCGATTTCCCGAATTACGACCGCTTCGTTGTCCGCAGTTCTGATGCTCATGGTGCTCTCTCCCCGCGGACGAATTACGCAGAGCAGCCGAATAAACGAGAACCATCGTTCAGGCGGAAACGGGCGCGAGACGGTGGGAAACGGGGAATGGGCCGGTATCGGGTAGCGGTTTCGATGCAACGTTTGTAATCGGTCAGAAAATAGCGCATGTTAAAACAGCGACGCCACCGACCGTTGCCGTCGGGATTGACTGGCTTTCCTTCCGGACGGATTGAGTGTCAGTCCGTCAGTCGTGTTTTCCCGGGTGGTCGTCTGCCAGATACCGACGCCCAACCAAATTCTCCCGAAGCGTTTCTCCTTCGTACTCCTCGCGCACCAACCCGCGTTTTTCGAGTTCGGGCACGACCAAATCCACGAAATCCCAAAGCGTGCCGGGGCGAACGAGTTCCTTCAAATTGAATCCCGTAACCCCGGTTTCGTCGCGCCATGCCTCCAGTTCGTCCGCGACCTGTTCGGGCGACCCGACGACGACGGGCGAGGTGGAACCGAGGCCGCAAAACTCCGCTACGTCGCGCACCGTCCAGTCGCGCTCCGGGGCGTGCTTGGTCAGCGCGTTGACCGCGCCCTGAATCGCCTCGGTTTCGATGTGTTCGACCGGTTGGTCGGGCGCGAGTTCCGAGAAGTCCAAATCCATGAACCCGCCGAGCAGGGTCAGGGTCGCCTCGGTATCGACGTTTTCGCGGTACGTCTCGTATTTTGCTTGGGCGATTTCTTCCGTCTCGCCGACGATTGGCGCGATTCCGGCGAAGAAAGCGAGTTCGTCGCCGTTTCGTCCCACCTCGGTCGCGCGCTCTCTTACGTCCTCGACGTAGCTTTTCACGGCTTCCGTCGTCGGTTGGCTGACGAACAACGCTTCCGCGTTGTTCGCCGCGAAGTTCCGCCCGCGCTCGGACGACCCGGCTTGATAGAGAACCGGGGTGCGCTGTGGCGACGGTTCACAGGAGTGCGGCCCGGGAACCGAGAAATGCTCGCCCTCGTAGTCGATTGCGTGGACTTTCTCGGGGTCGGTGTATTTTCCTGCGCCCACATCTCGAATCACCGCGTCGTCCTCCCAACTGTCCTCCCACAGTCGGTAGCAGACCCGCATGAACTCCTCGGCGCGGTCGTATCGCGTGTCGTGTTCCATTCGCTCGTCCAACCCGAGATTCTCTGCCGCGCTTTCGAGGTACGACGTGACGATGTTGAACGCGACTCGGCCGTCCGTGATGTGGTCTAACGTCGAAAACTCGCGGGCGAGTTGGTAGGGATGGACGTAGGTCGTAGAGCGCGTCACCGCAAAGCCGAGGTCGTCGGTCACGCTGGCCATCGCCGGAATCAGCAGCTCCGGGTCGTTCGCGGGCGTCTGGATGGCCTTCTCGATTGCGGTGTCCCGATTTCCGCCGTGTACGTCGTAGATTCCCCGCACGTCGGCGAAGAAGACGGCGTCGAACTTCCCGCGCTCTGCGAGTCGGGCGACCTCCTGCCAGTAGTCCATGTCGGTGTAGCGGTGGGATTGGTCGCCCGGCGTGCGCCAGTTGCCCGCCGTGACGTGTTCCACCGCGTTCATCGTGAACAGGTTGAAGTGAATGTTCTCGTCGCTCATTTGTTGGTTTCTGATTGGTTTGATGGTGCAAAGCAGAGGGGAACGCGGCCACGTTCTCCGTCATCTAGGTTGGGTCGTAATGCGTCGTGGCGGGGTTTGCTGGGGTCGTTTTGTGTATCTCTGGTTTTGCGAGGGGCTGAGTTGTTTGTGTCTGCTTTTCTGGTTCAGTTGTTGTCGCTGAGTCGATAGCTGTTGCCGACTCCACTGAAACCGCCACTGCTTCCGCACCGCCACTGCCTCCGCACCACCAGTGTCCCCACTCCTCCCCGCCAGCGCGGAGGTGCATTCGCGCCTCACTCCGTTCGTCGCTCACGCGAACGCACTGGCGCAACCATTCGGCTGACCAATCAAGCGATATGGCGCGCGCTGGCGGCCCTTCGAGAACGTAACGTTCGAGAAGGGTCGCCGAAGACGCGCGAGGGATGACTGAGGAGCACCGCGACGAAGGAATCGGTTGGGGAGGTCTGTGGACCGTTGCGGTGGCGGTTTTCAGTGGAGTCGTGATTTGCGGAAGAGACCGACGGAGACACACCAACAGAGTAGATTCCGAATCCAATCTCTCGTAAGTCGTAGTTTGCGGAAAAAGCACCAAAAAACCACTGAACTCAAAGTCGTGCTAACAAGAACAATAATAGTCGGAAGTCCCGAACTCGGTTTTCAGCAACCGATAGGCCGGGCCGACATCACTCGGACGATACACGCCAGTCGTCAACTCATCGACTCCCTCAAACTCACCGGAGAACAGGGTACGCCACTCACGTTCACCGAGCACGTCCGAGAAAGCGGCATCGTTTGCGAGCAGTTTCAGGTAATCTGCCAGATACACCCACGTCGCGTCGTGGGTGTCGCCAGCCTCAAATTCCTCGCCGACTGCCTCGGCGTAGGCGGCCCCCGGCAGGTCGGCCCCGGCCTGCACGGGCAGGCTAATCCACTTCCACGGGCGGGTGTTGATGTCCAACAGGACGTACTCCTCGCGCGATTGGTCGTAGACGAACTCGGATTCGCTGATTCCGTAGTAACCGGTTTCAGAAAGAATCGACAAGGCACGCTCTTCGATTTCCGGTTGGTCGGCCTGCCGAACCAGACAGGAAGTCCCGAACTCCTGCGGGTAGCGAACCCGGGCGTTGCCGATGAAGGTAACCGGGTCGCCCTCTTGGGAAACGTAGGACGCGAGCGAGCAATCTCGCCCCGTTGCGATGTCCACCTTCTCTTGGGCCATGACGTTGATTCCGGCATCTTCGGCCATCGCCACCACGTCCAAAAACTCCTCCTCGTCGGCGACTTCGATGACGTTCGTGCCGACGGCTTCCTCGAACTCGCGTTTGAGCGCAGGTTTGACGACGAACGGAAAGTCGAGGTTTTCGAGTGCTTTTTCGGGGGCCGTATCGGCCATTCGGTACGTTTCCGGGTAGGGAACACCGAGTTCCTCGGCCTTCTGATACAGCGATTCTTTGTTCAGCACGGCGTCGATGGTTTCCCGACCGGCGAAGGGAAGGCGGACGCCTTCGGGTTCGGTTCCGGCGAAGGCGTGCACCCATTCGTCCATACAGGGGAACGCAACTGGTTCGTGTTCTAGTTCGTCCGCGAGGGCTTCCACGTCCTCTCGGAAGCCGTCGCGGTCGTCCAGTGGGTAGGTTACCTGCCCCGCGAAATCCACGGCGTCGGAGTACGGCGCGACGCCCTTCCCGTTTCTGTCGATGGCGATAACCGGTACGTCGTGCGCTGACAGTGCGCGGGCAACGCTCAATCCGGTTACGTGTCCGTTGCAAACGATTGCTGGCGGCCTGTCGAACGTCGTCTCCGCCACTGCCTGACGAAGCCCGTCAAACGAGCGAAATTCCTCGGCCATGGCGTGAGGTTTTCGGAGCACGCGCTAAAGCGTGTTCGACTGGGCGATGTTCTCCGGTATCTCGGAGGGGTGTCGAACGAAAATCGTGTCGAGAGCTATCACCACGAAGGATGGATTGAAGACCGACCGAACTCATGTGCTACTGTGTCACGCACCAGCATTGTTTCGGCGTTCCTCGTGCTTTCCGCCCTCTGGGGGAGTTCGTTCGCCGCGATTCGTCTCGGCCTTCCGTCGATGCCTCCCGTCCTGTTCGCGGCACTTCGGTTCTATCTCGCTGGCGCGGTGATGGTGGCGTACGCGATATATTCCCAGACACGCTGGCGGCCGCAGGGCGACGACTGGAAAACGGTCGCGGTCGGCGCGCTGTTTTTCATCGCGGCCCATCACGCCTTCCTCTTCGTCGGCGAGCAGTACGTCACCAGCGCGGTCGCCGGAGTCATCATCAGCCTCGATCCGGTGCTGGCGGCCGGATTTGCGGCCCTCCTGCTCCCCGACGAGCGACTGTCCGAACTCGGGGTTGTGGGCCTTCTCTTCGGCCTCCTCGGGGCAACAATCGTGGCGAATCCGTCCCCGGAAAATCTGGTTGGAAGCGACGTTCGCGGCGTCGTGTTGGTGTTCCTCGCCGCGGCGGCGTTCGCCCTCGGTGCGGTACTCACGCGCCGCTTTCGAACCGACCTTCCGGCAGTGTCGATGCAGGCGTGGATGATGCTCGTCGGAGCGGTCGTCCTCCACGCAGTCAGCCTCGCCCTCCCGAGCGAGCGATTGGCGGACATCGAGTGGACGGTGGACGCCATCCTCGCACTCGGCTACCTCGCCTTCGTCGCGGGTGGCATCGGATTCCTGCTCTACTTCGCTCTGCTCGACGAAATCGGCCCGGTCGAAATCAATCTGGTCGGCTACGTCGCGCCCCTGTTCGCGGGACTCTCGGGATGGGTGGTTCTCGGCGAACCGATAGAAGAAACGACCGTGGCGGGATTCGCGGTTATCGTCGTCGGGTTCGCCCTCCTCAAACGTCGGGCGCTTCTAGATGCGTTTTGATCGCCGATTCACCACTGATTGCCGCTAGTTCCACGGTGCCCTGTCGGGGTCGATGAGTCGCTCTTCCCGGTCGATACCGTCGATTTTCTCCACGTCTCCTTCGTCGAGTTCGACGCCCAGACTGCGCCAGTTCTCCTGGATGTGTTCCTGCCCGGTCGCCTTCGGAATGGCGGTGACGCCCTTTTCACGGCACCACGCGAGGCTGACCTGCGCCGGAGTGGCGTCGTACTTCTCTGCGACCGCTCGAAGTTCCGGAACGTCAGCCACGTCGCCGCGAGCGATAGGCGAGTAGGCGACGAGTTCCACGTCAACGTCTTCCTGCCCGCAGAACTCCCCGAGGTCGTCCTGCTGGAGCAGGGGATGCATCTCGACCTGATTGGCGAAAATCGGCTCTTCGGCGACTTCGGCCGCCTCTTCGAGGAGGTCTACCGTGAAGTTGCTCACGCCGATTTCCCGTATCAATCCTTCCTCACGGAGTTCCGCGAAGGCTTCGAGGGTGTCGTCCGCTTCGTACTCGTCAGTCGGCCAGTGGACGTAGAGCAAATCGACGTAGTCGAGTCCTAACCGTTCGAGACTCTCTTCCGCGCTCGTGAGCACGTGGTCGTAGTCAAGGTTGTCCGGGCTGACCTTCGTCGCCACGAACAGTTCCTCGCGGGAAACGTCCGATTCAGCGATGGCGTCGCCCACCGCGGATTCGTTGTCGTATCCCTCGGCGGTGTCGATGTGCCGGTAGCCTGTTTCGATGGCGGTTTTCACGCTCTCGACGCACTGGTCGTACTCTTCTAACTCGTAGGTTCCGAAGCCGAGCATCGGCATGCCGTGAGTTTCGGGTACCGAGAAGGCGGTTACTTCCGGACTCGATTCTTTCGGTTCGGCTCGGTTCTCTCGCTCGGATTTTCCGTCTTCTTCGGCTTGGTCACCCTGCTCGCTCTCGGTTTCCATCGCCCGCTTTACCGCGTCGGGCGTCTCGATTTCGGAGGGCTTCATTCCCATCTCGTCCAGTGCTGGTGCACCCTTCGAACGCTTCCCGAACAGGTAACCGACGGCGAATCCCACGCCGATTGGAAGCACACGCCGGAGGAAACTCGTCGTTCGCCCCGTCTGCTCCGCGTGCGACTCTTCGGTGTCCGATTTTTCTTCGACCATGAAAACGCAGTCGCGGGAGGGCTACTTTTCGGTTGTGGCAGATAGAGTTGGAACTCAGTCCAAGACAAACTCGATTGGATAGTCGGTCAAATTCTCATAGCCGTCCTCCGTGACGACGACTAAATCCTCGATTCGGACGCCGCCGACCGCTGGGTCGTACAAGCCCGGTTCGATGGTGATGACGTGGCCCGGTTTCAGTTCGCCACCTGCGGGGCTGACTTTCGGGAGTTCGTGAACGTCCAAGCCGATGCCGTGGCCCGTGCTGTGGATGAATCCGGTTTCCGTGTTCGAGTCGCTCCGGAGCGTTTCGTACCCCGCGTTTTCGTACACGTCGCAGACCGCGTCGTGAACCTCTGTTCCTGTCGCGCCCGGTTCGACGGCTTCGAGCGCCGCATCGAACGCCTCGTGCGTGAGGTTGTAGCGCGCGCGCATCTCCGCGGATGGGTCGCCCTTGACGAACGTCCGGGTCATGTCGGCGTGGTACTTGCTCGCCTTGTCGCGCGGGAAGATGTCGATGATAATCGCTTCGTCGGCTTTGAGCGGCCCGCTTCCGCGGTCATGGGGATCTGCGGCGTCCACCCCGCAGGCGACGATGGTTTCGTCCAGCGCGGCCCCGTGGCGCAGGAGAGTGACTTCGATTTCCTCTTTCACGCGCTCGCTGGTCAGCACCTCGCCGTCGTGGTAGAGGATGCCGTCTTCGACCGTCGCGGCGGAAAGTAGGTCTTCTGCGGCCTGCATGGACGCCTCGTTAGCCTTCTGTGCGACGCGGACGTGTTCGATTTCCTCGTCCGTCTTCGTCGCGCGAATCTCGGTGATGACGTCGGTTTCCTCGGGTGAGACGGAAACGCCCACGTCGCGCAGGCCGTCCGCGACACCGACCGGGAAACGTTCTGGAACGGCGACCGATTCCACGCCGTGGTCGGCGAGGAACTCTGCAAGCACGCGCATTTCGGCTTCTTTCCACCCGTATTCGGAGACTTTCTCGTGGAAGTCGTACTCCGCGGTTCGCGTGACCGTTTCCGCGTCACTTTCTTTCTTTGCGCGTCCGTATTCGAGGCTCGAAACGAGCAGGTGGACGCCGTCCGCGTAGAGCGTCGTGAAGGAGTCCGGTGCGTCGAATCCGGAGAGATACAACTGGTCTGAGTCGGAGGATGCCGCGTCGATGAGAAAGCCGTCTACGCCTAGCGAATCGAGCGCGGAATCCAACGCCGAGAGGTCTTTTTCCATATGTCCCGCGACAGAGGCGAACAGTAAAACGATGTCGGAGACTGTGTTAGAAGGTCGGATTTGTTTTACGCGATTGAGGGTAGTACGTATTTTTCACTATATAAGTACGGCTCCAACGAGAGTGCAATCACGGAGAAACTGACAGCAAATATCTGCGGTTTATTTCGAACGCGAGTTTGCAAGTCACGACTCCACTCAAACCGCCTCCGCACCGCACCTCACACGCCTCCCCAACCGACTCCCTCACTCGCTAGCGCTCGTTTCGGTCATCCCTCGCGCGAACTCGGACAAACCTTCGGCGGCGAACGCCTCAGGTTTGCTGACGCACGCGCCACTGTGTTTGCGTCAGTTCGAAAATTCCATCCCACCGCGATGGCGCGCGCTGGCCCGCGCCGGAGGGCAGTTCGCCCGGAGGCACGGGCTGACAGCGTGCGAGGGATGACTGGAGGAGCGTTAGCGACGGAGGGAATCGGTCGGGGAGGAATGTGGCCGTCGCGGTGCGGTGGCGGTTTCAGTGGAGTCGTGATTACCTAGTGGCAAACCTGAACTGACCTCAATTACGCAAAATAAATCTAGACACGATACTGTTCGATTGGAGTCGGCAGCAGATAGCGTCTCAATCGAGGAAAAACATCCTCAAAATGGAATGTGAACCCCTCGTGGACTGCTTTTATACAAATCATAGTGTAGCTCGTCAACCCATGCACACACCTACCGTTGACGCTCAAAGGTTCAAAAACACCCAGAGAAAAATCGACAGAATGAGGTAACCCTCCCGAATAGAGTTCCGCAAGAATGTTCGACAAGGTTCTCGTCGCAAACCGTGGAGAAATCGCGGTTCGCGTCATGCGCGCCTGTGAAGAACTCGGAATCGACACCGTCGCGGTCTACAGCGACGCCGACCGAAACGCGGGTCACGTTCGCTACGCCGACGAAGCGTACAACATCGGCCCGGCGCGGGCGGCCGACTCGTACCTCGACCACGAGGCCGTCATCGACGCCGCCGAAAAGGCTGGCGCGGACGCCATCCACCCCGGCTACGGCTTCCTCGCGGAGAACGCCGAGTTCGCAGGGAAAGTGGAAGAGACAGAGGGCGTCACGTGGGTCGGCCCGACCAGCCACTCGATGGAACAACTGGGCGAGAAGACGAAAGCCCGAAAAGTGATGCAGGAGGCCGACGTGCCAATCGTTCCCGGGACGACCGACCCCGTTACGGAACCCGAAGACGTCCACGCCTTCGGCGAAGAGTACGGCTACCCAATCGCTATCAAGGCAGAAGGTGGCGGCGGCGGCCGGGGAATGAAAGTCGTCCGAACCGAAGACGAGGTCGAAGAGCAACTCGAATCCGCCCAGCGCGAGGGTGAGGCGTACTTCGACAACGATTCGGTCTACCTCGAACGCTATCTCGAACAGCCACGACACATCGAAGTGCAGATTATCGCCGACCAGCAGGGCAACGTGCGCCACCTCGGCGAACGTGACTGTTCGCTCCAGCGCCGCCACCAGAAAGTCATCGAGGAAGGCCCATCGCCCGCGCTCTCGGACGCGCTCCGAGAGGAAATCGGCGAGGCGGCCCGACAGGGTGTCAAGGCCTCCGACTACGTCAACGCCGGAACCGTGGAGTTCCTCGTGGAAGACGGCGAGTTTTTCTTCCTCGAAGTGAACACCCGGATTCAGGTCGAACACTGTGTGACCGAGGAATTGACGGGCATCGACATCGTAAAATGGCAACTCCGCGTTGCCGACGGGGACGAACTCGACTTCGCGCAGGAAGACGTGGAACTCGAAGGTCACGCGATGGAGTTCCGCATCAACGCGGAGAACGCGGCCCAAGACTTCGCACCGGCCCGGAGTGGGTCGCTCGACGTGTACGACCCGCCGGGCGGCGTCGGCGTCCGTCTGGACGATTCGCTCCGCCAGGGCGACGACCTCGTGACGGATTACGACTCGATGATTGCGAAACTCATCGTTCACGGTTCCGACCGTGAGGAGTGTCTCGCACGCGGTCGCCGCGCACTCGCGGAGTACGACATCGAGGGCGTCGTCACCATCATCCCGTTCCACCGTGTCATGCTCGAAGACGAGAAGTTCGTCGCTGGCGAGCACACGACGAAGTATCTGGACGAGGAACTGGACGACGAGAAGGTCGCAGACGCCCAAGCAAAGTGGGGGTCGGCGGAATCGTCCGGCGACGACGAGGAGGTCGTCGAACGCGAGTTTACGGTCGAAGTCAACGGCAAGCGATTCGAGGTCAATCTCGAACAGCGCGGCGAAATCGCGGCAGTTCCCGCGAACGGCAACTCCGGCGGCCAGAAACCGAAACCGGCGGGCGGAAGCAGTGGCGGCAGTGAAACCGTCGTGGACGCCGAGGGAGAAACGGTCAGCGCCGAGATGCAGGGGACGATTCTCGACGTGAAGGTCGCGGAAGGCGACGAAATCGAATCCGGCGACGTGGTCTGTGTCCTCGAAGCCATGAAGATGGAAAACGACGTGGTCGCCTCCCGCGGCGGCACCGTCACACAAATCGCGGTGAGCGAAGGCGACAGCGTCGATATGGGCGACGTGCTCGTCGTGGTGGACTGACCGGGAAAGTCTCTAACCGACGACGCGGTTTTTAGATGCGATGAGAACACAACGGATGCACTCACGAGAGACATCCGAGTCCGGGCAAACTTCGTTACTCAATCGACAAAAATGGCTTGAGACCCGTTCAGTACGAGTTGACGAGGTCGATGTAGTAACCCCAATCCCAGTTGGAACCCGGGTCGGTATGCGTACTCTCGGGCACTTGCGAGTGAGCGATGATACCACCGTTTGCCGGGTTCGCCGCGTCGTACGGAACGTTAGACGGGTGCTGTTTCGGGACGCCGTACTGGTCACAGAGCCAACTGGCTAGCTTGGCTGACGCCCGGTACTGGGCATCTTCGTACGTTCCGCTCACGTAGCCGCCGTGTTCGATGCCGACGGAGTACGTGTTGTAGTTCGACCCGCCAGCGTGCCACGCGATATTCTGGTCGCTGACACTCTGGTATTCGTAGCCGCTTTCGGAGACGGTGTAGTGTGCACTCACGTTAGCATCAGGGTTCTGGAACCAGTTGACCGCACTACTGGCGGAACCCTGGACGGTGTGAATGATGACCCAATCGATATAGCCTGCGCCGCGATTGGCGCCCGAGAAGTTGCTGGAGTCAGCAGGTTCCCAGTCAACAGACGGCTTCGCCGCCGCGGTACCGCTCATCGCCGCGGCCCCGCCGAGACCAGCCACGCCGACCGCGCCGAGGTGCTTCAATACGTCACGCCGTGTCGAATTACCACTGCTGTTTTCTTGCATCGCATAGCATTATTAATCAGTAGATACTTTAATTCAGTATCTAGTATACTTGGTATTGAGTAAACAATTAGAAACTAATTAT encodes:
- a CDS encoding aldo/keto reductase, producing the protein MPMLGFGTYELEEYDQCVESVKTAIETGYRHIDTAEGYDNESAVGDAIAESDVSREELFVATKVSPDNLDYDHVLTSAEESLERLGLDYVDLLYVHWPTDEYEADDTLEAFAELREEGLIREIGVSNFTVDLLEEAAEVAEEPIFANQVEMHPLLQQDDLGEFCGQEDVDVELVAYSPIARGDVADVPELRAVAEKYDATPAQVSLAWCREKGVTAIPKATGQEHIQENWRSLGVELDEGDVEKIDGIDREERLIDPDRAPWN
- a CDS encoding M24 family metallopeptidase: MEKDLSALDSALDSLGVDGFLIDAASSDSDQLYLSGFDAPDSFTTLYADGVHLLVSSLEYGRAKKESDAETVTRTAEYDFHEKVSEYGWKEAEMRVLAEFLADHGVESVAVPERFPVGVADGLRDVGVSVSPEETDVITEIRATKTDEEIEHVRVAQKANEASMQAAEDLLSAATVEDGILYHDGEVLTSERVKEEIEVTLLRHGAALDETIVACGVDAADPHDRGSGPLKADEAIIIDIFPRDKASKYHADMTRTFVKGDPSAEMRARYNLTHEAFDAALEAVEPGATGTEVHDAVCDVYENAGYETLRSDSNTETGFIHSTGHGIGLDVHELPKVSPAGGELKPGHVITIEPGLYDPAVGGVRIEDLVVVTEDGYENLTDYPIEFVLD
- a CDS encoding acetyl-CoA carboxylase biotin carboxylase subunit; protein product: MFDKVLVANRGEIAVRVMRACEELGIDTVAVYSDADRNAGHVRYADEAYNIGPARAADSYLDHEAVIDAAEKAGADAIHPGYGFLAENAEFAGKVEETEGVTWVGPTSHSMEQLGEKTKARKVMQEADVPIVPGTTDPVTEPEDVHAFGEEYGYPIAIKAEGGGGGRGMKVVRTEDEVEEQLESAQREGEAYFDNDSVYLERYLEQPRHIEVQIIADQQGNVRHLGERDCSLQRRHQKVIEEGPSPALSDALREEIGEAARQGVKASDYVNAGTVEFLVEDGEFFFLEVNTRIQVEHCVTEELTGIDIVKWQLRVADGDELDFAQEDVELEGHAMEFRINAENAAQDFAPARSGSLDVYDPPGGVGVRLDDSLRQGDDLVTDYDSMIAKLIVHGSDREECLARGRRALAEYDIEGVVTIIPFHRVMLEDEKFVAGEHTTKYLDEELDDEKVADAQAKWGSAESSGDDEEVVEREFTVEVNGKRFEVNLEQRGEIAAVPANGNSGGQKPKPAGGSSGGSETVVDAEGETVSAEMQGTILDVKVAEGDEIESGDVVCVLEAMKMENDVVASRGGTVTQIAVSEGDSVDMGDVLVVVD
- a CDS encoding N-acetylmuramoyl-L-alanine amidase; this encodes MQENSSGNSTRRDVLKHLGAVGVAGLGGAAAMSGTAAAKPSVDWEPADSSNFSGANRGAGYIDWVIIHTVQGSASSAVNWFQNPDANVSAHYTVSESGYEYQSVSDQNIAWHAGGSNYNTYSVGIEHGGYVSGTYEDAQYRASAKLASWLCDQYGVPKQHPSNVPYDAANPANGGIIAHSQVPESTHTDPGSNWDWGYYIDLVNSY